A single window of Nostoc sp. HK-01 DNA harbors:
- a CDS encoding CopG domain protein DNA-binding domain protein: MPKETNNNCSKAKNQKLRLREPREKKISRKGLKSMRGQPEAYDELKKIVSVSLTPTALAGIDKISRDYKISRSELLERIGRSIIQIKDRDDWANQSQS; encoded by the coding sequence ATGCCTAAAGAAACGAACAACAATTGTAGTAAAGCTAAAAATCAAAAACTTAGGCTACGTGAGCCAAGAGAAAAAAAGATTAGCCGCAAAGGATTGAAGTCAATGCGTGGTCAACCAGAAGCATATGATGAGCTAAAGAAAATTGTTTCTGTTAGCTTAACTCCTACCGCCTTAGCAGGCATAGACAAAATTAGTCGTGATTATAAGATTTCTAGAAGTGAATTATTGGAACGGATAGGTAGGTCTATTATCCAGATAAAAGATAGAGATGATTGGGCTAATCAATCTCAGTCATGA
- a CDS encoding helix-turn-helix domain-containing protein: MGGSIYSVRYKAFLKRLREARLEADLTQLEVAQKLNQPQSYVSRCESGERRVDVVELTDFAMIYKKPLDFFVDFKFEPENQSETHNENL, translated from the coding sequence ATGGGAGGTTCAATCTATTCGGTAAGATACAAGGCATTTCTCAAACGTCTGCGAGAGGCGCGACTTGAAGCTGATTTGACTCAACTGGAAGTCGCCCAAAAGCTAAATCAGCCGCAGTCGTATGTTTCACGGTGCGAATCTGGTGAAAGACGAGTAGATGTAGTTGAACTTACAGATTTTGCTATGATTTACAAAAAACCCTTAGATTTCTTTGTAGATTTTAAGTTTGAGCCTGAAAATCAATCTGAAACCCATAATGAAAATCTTTAG
- a CDS encoding pentapeptide repeat protein has translation MPHMDAQEFLGPYAVMQYMDAYQFLEDYAEGVRYFCEKTLSEVNFSGRDLRSVMLRLVNLSEACLIGADLRGAMLSEIDLSSADLSGADLRGVIMSNVDLSLAKLNGADLSGASIVKVKLNAAHLRGAKLCGAHIDSVDFSDADVEETDFRGAEFSNAFERFANKRKNGDEVVCSSDEVVCSSETMPNNAVNNQGIPYPNSPLYKWNRLWFRSKSEIKIAQAFDRANVFFMANCLARLSDPHKPNRRFNLEPDFVVCHQGKWGILEVDGHYHRPENRAKEQERERQFQFQGIRAVYRFDASRCYQEPDTVVSEFLKLIEIMH, from the coding sequence ATGCCACATATGGACGCTCAAGAATTTTTAGGGCCTTATGCAGTCATGCAGTATATGGATGCTTATCAATTTTTAGAAGATTATGCAGAAGGTGTAAGGTACTTTTGTGAAAAAACCTTATCCGAAGTAAATTTTTCGGGGCGAGACTTGCGGAGCGTCATGCTGCGTCTTGTAAATTTAAGCGAAGCGTGTCTTATTGGAGCAGATTTGCGTGGTGCAATGCTATCTGAAATTGACCTTAGTTCGGCAGATTTGAGTGGGGCAGATTTACGGGGAGTTATCATGTCAAATGTCGATCTTTCCTTAGCAAAACTTAATGGTGCAGATTTGAGTGGAGCGTCGATAGTGAAAGTAAAACTGAATGCAGCTCATCTTAGAGGTGCAAAACTTTGTGGCGCACACATAGATTCTGTCGACTTCAGCGATGCAGATGTAGAGGAAACGGATTTTAGGGGGGCTGAGTTCAGCAATGCCTTCGAGAGATTTGCCAATAAACGTAAAAATGGTGATGAGGTTGTTTGTTCTTCTGATGAGGTTGTTTGTTCTTCTGAGACTATGCCCAATAATGCTGTCAATAATCAAGGAATTCCATACCCAAACAGCCCGCTCTATAAATGGAATAGGTTATGGTTTCGTTCAAAAAGTGAAATAAAAATAGCTCAAGCATTTGACCGAGCTAATGTTTTTTTTATGGCTAATTGCTTGGCCCGTCTGAGTGACCCACACAAGCCTAATCGTCGATTCAATTTAGAGCCTGACTTTGTGGTGTGCCATCAAGGTAAATGGGGTATTCTCGAAGTCGATGGTCATTACCATCGGCCGGAGAACCGAGCAAAAGAACAAGAACGAGAACGTCAATTTCAGTTTCAGGGAATACGGGCAGTTTATCGTTTTGATGCTTCAAGATGTTACCAAGAACCAGACACTGTGGTAAGTGAATTTTTGAAATTAATTGAAATAATGCATTAG
- a CDS encoding TPR repeat-containing protein, giving the protein MKGLKAIVAILVLGVIVESPSAEAKNNFGTRKVKLELTKLLAQVNAKDADFYFQQGLTRAKSGDIKGAIEDYNQALRINPNLYQAYCNRGDARAGLGDLKGAIEDYNQAIRINPNLALAYYDRGNARDDSGDIKGAIEDYNQAIRIHPHVAEGYYSRGIDRAKLGDIKGAIEDYNQALRINPNFELAYNDRGIARANSGDVKGAIEDYNQAIRINPNFELAYNNRGFARSGSGDVKGAIEDYNQAIRINPNFALAYNNRGNARADSGDVKGAIEDYNQAIRINPNYDWPYYNRGLARAGSGDIKGAIEDYNQAIRINPNFAEAYYNRGLARAGSGDDHLAIDDLQKAANLFQEQGNTAKYQAVLQKIKQIRGRLAIIESKTFAT; this is encoded by the coding sequence ATGAAAGGATTAAAAGCCATTGTTGCGATTCTAGTATTGGGGGTAATAGTAGAAAGCCCCAGTGCCGAGGCCAAAAATAATTTTGGTACAAGAAAGGTAAAACTAGAGTTAACTAAGCTTTTAGCACAAGTTAATGCTAAAGATGCTGATTTCTACTTCCAGCAAGGTCTTACCCGTGCCAAGTCAGGAGACATAAAAGGCGCTATTGAGGATTATAACCAAGCTCTTCGTATCAATCCTAACTTATATCAAGCTTACTGTAATCGAGGTGATGCCCGTGCTGGTTTAGGAGACCTGAAAGGAGCTATTGAGGATTATAACCAAGCAATACGTATCAATCCTAACTTGGCTTTAGCTTACTATGACCGAGGTAATGCCCGCGATGATTCAGGAGACATAAAAGGAGCTATTGAGGATTATAACCAAGCAATACGTATCCATCCTCACGTTGCTGAAGGTTACTATAGCCGAGGAATTGACCGTGCCAAGTTAGGAGATATCAAAGGTGCTATTGAGGATTATAACCAAGCTCTCCGTATCAATCCTAACTTTGAATTAGCCTATAATGACCGAGGAATTGCTCGTGCCAACTCAGGAGACGTGAAAGGAGCTATTGAGGATTATAACCAAGCAATACGTATTAATCCTAACTTTGAATTAGCCTATAACAACCGAGGTTTTGCCCGTTCTGGCTCAGGAGACGTGAAAGGAGCTATTGAGGATTATAACCAAGCAATACGTATTAATCCTAACTTTGCTTTAGCCTATAACAACCGAGGTAATGCTCGTGCTGACTCAGGAGATGTCAAAGGCGCTATTGAGGATTATAACCAAGCAATACGTATTAATCCTAACTATGATTGGCCTTATTATAACCGAGGTCTTGCCCGTGCTGGCTCAGGAGATATCAAAGGTGCTATTGAGGATTATAACCAAGCAATACGTATCAATCCTAACTTTGCTGAAGCTTACTATAATCGAGGTCTTGCCCGCGCTGGTTCAGGAGATGACCACTTAGCAATTGATGATTTACAAAAAGCAGCTAACCTCTTTCAAGAACAAGGGAATACAGCCAAATACCAAGCTGTTCTTCAGAAGATTAAGCAGATACGGGGTAGATTAGCCATTATAGAAAGTAAAACTTTTGCTACCTGA